The nucleotide window CGGGCGCGCGGCGGCACGGTGCGCCCGCTCGACCACCACCTCCAGAACGGCGAACTGAACCTGACCGAAGTCGTCCCGCTCCCGAAGCGCTGATCGCCGTTCCCGCGCGGCACTTCCGGAAGTCCGCGCCGCGCCCGGGAGGCCCACCGGCGCCGATTCCCGCTCGCGGGGCGAAACCGCCTCCGGGAACCAATTTCGCCGCAAACCTCTTGTCGTAAACATTTTGCGGAATGTCATTCGGTGCGGCCCTCCGTTCATTGTGATGCCCTGTGCGGGTTTTGCGGGCGCGATTCGGTGGTAGCGGTGCCCCAGCGAATCGCCCGCTCGTGACCCGTCCGCCGGCAGCGAATGTCTACTCCGTGCCCCATCGAGTACCGGCGGGGTGGCGGTGTAACCCTCGTTACAGCCGCCGTTCGCCTCCGCCGCGCCCGCGTGTTCCGGCACCGCCGGCGGGCACGGCGGAGGCGAACGGCGCGAGCCGCCCACGATACCCGGTGCCGGACGGGCGGCTCACACCCGGCCGGCGGAGCGGAGCCCCCCATTAGACTGATGGCACGGCGGCCACGCGCGGCGCACGGCTCGGCCGGCGCGCCCGCGGGACGGGTCGGTCCGGACGCGGCGCTGGTTCCGGGCGGCGCTACCACCACCAGTTGAGCGACACCACCAAGGCGTGGCGGTCCATTCCGCTCTTCCAGTACCTGACGTTCGACGAGTTCTACGCCCACCTCCCCCACGATTGCCGATTGATCGGAGTCGAGTTCCCGCACGAGAAAGCTGTGTCGCTGCCGAAGTTCACGCATCCCGAGCGCTGCGTTTACCTGCTTGGTGCTGAGGACTACGGCCTGTCGAAGCAGGCTCTCGAAAGGTGCCATCGGGTCGTCTACGCCCCGAGTCAGCGGTGCCTGAATGTGGCTGTTGCCGGGAGCCTGATCATGTGCGACCGCATGGCGAAAGCCGCCGCGTGACGTTCGCAGTGATTCGCTTCCTTGACTGTTGCGGCTGCCAGAAGGACGTCCCGGCGCGACTCACCGACGGATGCGAAGTCTATACTCACCGTCCCGATCTGCACGGGCTGCCGGTCTGGAAGTGCGATACGTGCGGCAATTGCGTCGCCTATAACCACAAGACTCAGGACCGGACCCGACCGCTCGGCAACATGCCGACGACGCTGTTGAAAGTTGATTCTGCCAGGGCTAGATCAGGGTTTCCCCTTCCGCTCGGAGTCGGCGATCAGTCGCGGCAGGTCGTCTGGACCGACCCGGCCGCCCTGCGGAAAGTGGAAGCCGTACTTCGCCTGCGGCTTGTCCTGACGCGTGATGCCTGTGCCCGCCGCCAGTTCGACGCTCAACTCGTCCTCCTTCGGCGGCTCCAGGTCACACTTCGTTACCTCCTTCACGTTTACGAGGAACTTCCCCTGCGCGGGAGGAAACCGAATGGTCCGGACCTTCGTCGGGAGCCACCGGTCGCCCGGGTGCGCCCGCACCTCGAGTACGTCCGTCCGCACGAACTCCTCTTCCTTCCCGCTCACGTCCCCGAACACCTGAACGCGGAGCGGCAGGTGGCCTCGACGGGGATCGAGGTGGAACACGGTACGGAAGCCGTTCGGGGTGACGAACGAGACGGGCACGCACGCGGCCCCGTTCACGTCGGCCGGCAAGCCGGCCGACCACGCACTCCCGTTCCGGTCGGTAGCCGCCAGCAGGTCGTGCGGGTTGCACTCGGGGTTGCGGAACCCGAGGACGTGAAGCGGCGTACTCCGCGGCGTACTGCTGCCGAGTCGGTCTCCGGCCCCGCCCTCGAACAGGGACGCGTGCTTGTCCCGGGGGCAGTAGTACAGGTTCTCGGCACCGTTCCCCAGGTACCGGTAAGTGAGCGGGGCCCGACCCCACGCCAGGTCCGGGTTGTCCTTGTCCGGTACCAGCCCGTTCGGGTCGAACGGCGGGTCGTCGTAGTCCACCTTCAGCAGCCACCGCGGGCCGTCCAGGATGAAGTCGCCGGTGACCGC belongs to Gemmata obscuriglobus and includes:
- a CDS encoding tRNA/rRNA methyltransferase (SpoU), whose product is MSDTTKAWRSIPLFQYLTFDEFYAHLPHDCRLIGVEFPHEKAVSLPKFTHPERCVYLLGAEDYGLSKQALERCHRVVYAPSQRCLNVAVAGSLIMCDRMAKAAA